From the genome of Candidatus Eremiobacteraceae bacterium:
CGAGGTCAGGAACTGGTTCTTCAGCCCGGTGGTGTAGACGTCCCACGAGATGATGTTGAAGCCGTCGCCGTAGCGGATGTCCTCGCCGAGGTCGCCGCCGAACGCCGTCTCCGGCTTGAGGTTCGGGTTGTTGAGCGTGTCGGTGGCGAACGTGTTGGTCTTGTTGGGCACGGGCGTCGAGTTGGGCGTCGAGACCAGCGCGAGATAGGGCGGCGCGATCGACGTGCCGGCCGACAAGCGCCACGAATCGTTCGGGTTGGGATGGTACGTGATGCCGGCCCGGACGTCGTAATGGTAGTTCGTGACGGTGTTGAACGTCATGCCGGCGTCCGGCGACGAGTGCGTCGTGTAGATCTCGTAGTAGTTGGACAGGATGTACTGCCAGTCCGAACCGCCCTGGAAGATGCCGCGCAACAGCACGGTGCCGAAATGCTGGTACGAGCCCGCCGGCACCGTGTTGGTCACGGTCAGGCCGGTCGGATTCGGGATCGCCGGCGGCGACGGCGTCGGATTCGGGTTCGTCGCGCCGTAGCTATAGGCGTTGGTCGTCGAGTTGGTCTGATCGTAGCCGAGGGTGATGACGTCATCCTCGCCCATCGGATGATCGTACTCGAACGAGCCGCCGTGCAGCTTGTCCTCTTCGGTCTGCTGGAAGTATTGCTGCGGGATGACGAGGTTGGCCGGCTGGCCGCGGAACGTGGTGAGCACGGGCGGCGGCGCCGGCGTGGAGGTGTTCGCCGGATTCGGCGTGGCCTGCACCGTGACCGTGCCGTACAGGTTCATGGTCGAGCCGGTGAGCTCTTGCGGCGTGGTCAGGCCGTTGTATTGCAGGCGGTTGATGCTCGCAGAGTACCAGCGGACCAGCATCGTGTCTTTCTTGATCGCCGTGCGGACCTCGGCCTGGAAGATCGGCTCGTTGTTGACCTCCCACTCGCCGGGCGGGAAGAAGATGTTCTGCCACACCTCCATGGGGCCGGCGGGCACCGGGCCGTTGTAGTTGCCGGCGCTCGCCGGTGCGAAATTCGTCAGGATCTGGCTGAGGTGGTTGCCGTTCTGTTCGGTCCAGGTCTGGCTGCCCAAGTAGCTCACCGTCGCCGACGTCGAATTCGAGAAGTTGTAGCGGAACTTCGCGAGTTCGTTCTTGTTGTCGAACGTCGTGCTGACCGGGAAGCAGCATGCGATGAGGGTCGAATTGCCGGCGAACGGATTGTTCTGGTAGATCGGGTTGTTGGTCGCGCTCGTCGTGAAGCCGACCTGTTTCATGCCGTTGATGATGGGCGCAGTCGAGAGCGTCGTGAAGTAGCCGTCTTGGTTCAGCGGTCCGTTCGTGCCGTTGACCGCGTAGTCCAACACGTAGCCCAGTTTGCCGCGGTCGACCGTCCCCGAGGCGAGGAAGTTCGAAAAAGTGCCGCCGTAGCCGTAGACGCCGAAGTCGACCGCTTCGATCTGCTTGCGCGTCGGCTCGCGGGTACGGAAATTGACCGTGCCGTTGATGGCGTAGTTGATCTCCGGCTCCGATGCGCCTGGGCCTTTGATCACCTCGACGTCGCTGAGCAGGTACGAGTTCAAGAACGTGGTCACGTAGTCGCCGAAGGCGCCGACCGACACCGGGTGGCCGTCGATCAGGGACGCCGTCTCGAACGAAAGGCCGCCGCGGATGTTGGGGAACGTGATGGCGCCCGGTGCGGCTGCGTTCGCGCTGGTGCCCGGGTGGCCGGTGACGATGCCGGGCGTCTGATCCATGAGGCGCGCCACCTGGAGCTGCCCCTGATCGCGGAACATCTGCGGGGTGACCACGGCGACCGACGCGGGCGTCGTGTTGAAGCCGCCGCGATGAGCGGTCACGACGGTGCGGCCCAGCGAACGGATCGACGAGAAGGACGACTGGGCCAGCGTGATGGTCACCTGGACCGCTGAACCTGCTAGGACGAAGATGTCGGTCACGCTGGTCGAGACGTAGCCGCCTTTGGAAGCGCTGAGGGTGTAGATCCCGGGCGCAAGCGACAAGAACGCGAAGCCGCCCTTGTTGTCCGTGGTGGTCGACGCCTGGGACGCGCCGTTGGCTGAGACGACGACGCCCGCCAGCGCCGTGCCGGAACTGTCGCTCACCGTTCCGGCGACGGCGCCGACGCTTGAAGAGGCGGGCACGGGTGCGGGCGCTGACATCGCCGGCGCCGCCAGCAACTCGACCGACGCGCACACCGCTGCGCACGCGCTAAGAATAGCTTTACTCACGAGTCCTCCCCGCAAAGCGTCGACCACCGCCTGTCATCGGACGGCGTGGCATAAATGTACGAGGGCGAGCTTATCGGGCGGTTAACGGCGC
Proteins encoded in this window:
- a CDS encoding TonB-dependent receptor, which encodes MSKAILSACAAVCASVELLAAPAMSAPAPVPASSSVGAVAGTVSDSSGTALAGVVVSANGASQASTTTDNKGGFAFLSLAPGIYTLSASKGGYVSTSVTDIFVLAGSAVQVTITLAQSSFSSIRSLGRTVVTAHRGGFNTTPASVAVVTPQMFRDQGQLQVARLMDQTPGIVTGHPGTSANAAAPGAITFPNIRGGLSFETASLIDGHPVSVGAFGDYVTTFLNSYLLSDVEVIKGPGASEPEINYAINGTVNFRTREPTRKQIEAVDFGVYGYGGTFSNFLASGTVDRGKLGYVLDYAVNGTNGPLNQDGYFTTLSTAPIINGMKQVGFTTSATNNPIYQNNPFAGNSTLIACCFPVSTTFDNKNELAKFRYNFSNSTSATVSYLGSQTWTEQNGNHLSQILTNFAPASAGNYNGPVPAGPMEVWQNIFFPPGEWEVNNEPIFQAEVRTAIKKDTMLVRWYSASINRLQYNGLTTPQELTGSTMNLYGTVTVQATPNPANTSTPAPPPVLTTFRGQPANLVIPQQYFQQTEEDKLHGGSFEYDHPMGEDDVITLGYDQTNSTTNAYSYGATNPNPTPSPPAIPNPTGLTVTNTVPAGSYQHFGTVLLRGIFQGGSDWQYILSNYYEIYTTHSSPDAGMTFNTVTNYHYDVRAGITYHPNPNDSWRLSAGTSIAPPYLALVSTPNSTPVPNKTNTFATDTLNNPNLKPETAFGGDLGEDIRYGDGFNIISWDVYTTGLKNQFLTSQFSNGTACVVPSGGGACIVMPVFTTQNQNLGTAYYGGIEGSLRRAPPIGLGWTVQGALLRAFPYGMQPSFYATTAGPYTTNLAILPGLNYLSSGNSGSPGGFNAISNQSIPYAQGYGELNYTGSNGYYYSLGTTYYGNNNSYNVPPFFVWNATARFPIVRNAYAQVSVDNLFGIWSGVAINQFAGNAQPLANGKLGLTNGNVVGPGVVRMFIHYQVGG